The Dreissena polymorpha isolate Duluth1 chromosome 2, UMN_Dpol_1.0, whole genome shotgun sequence nucleotide sequence CTCAAGTAACCTCTAAGTATGTTATATAGAAGATGTATATGTCATCCAAGGCATGCAAACAATATTGCTGCAAATAATATTACAAAGCCCTGTAATTATGAGTGTATTGCTTGATGAATAAAGATAGATTGGTGTGATTgagtttattaaaataatataagcCATTTTAAAAGAGATTAATTTAGCTAAGAATGGAATTCATAACAAATAGATACACAAGCAAGAGATTAAATAACAACTAACTAAAATGTACATCAAACTTTTACTTATTTAAATCAAACCAAACAGCTGTTCGCACCATTGAATGCTGGTGATATTACTTTTTGTAAAATTGTCCTTGCAGTCAATTACGTCAAACACCAACTTTATTTGTATAACACACAAGGAAGACAAATCAAACCAAAGGGTTCTTTACACAATTGAATGCTGCTGATAAGTGACTTTTTGTAGAATGTTTCCTTAACAGTCATTTGTCATAGATcagtatattttaaaattgtgCTCCAACATGTgtagtacatgtattgttttcacaatatatatttgcacaatatattcataatttataaatagAATGATAAGAAAAGCACACAAAACATTCCACTTTAATAATAAACTAACTTACAGTAAATTAAAATACTTTTGACACTCACAGGCTTAATTGTTTAGGAAATaagaattgatttttttatttaatgcctCTAGAAgaacagtttaaaaaataataattcactaATTGATACTAAGCAccaacaaattaaaatatctgcaaCATAAGTTAAATTTCAATGATAGATAATAAATGACGAACAAACACATACATCTGGTTTCAAAAATATTGCACAAAGGAAAACATGTTCAGTACATTTATAGATTAATCATACTAAGTGATGGATAAAACAAGGGATAAAATGGCCGTGAGTATTACAAATTGAACACACCATGTGATTATTAAGCCTTTTACACTGACtcatttatatatttctatatgttttcatgtaagttttaaaagttgaCAAAGAAAAATAATCAGAACTGGTGTTTTTCTGCTGTTcaagattaacccatttaagcctaatggactctcccatccttctaaattggatcaattcatttccaaaattagggatgtctagcatattttttctatattttgaatatttcttacagaaattcctttaagcaaacagcgcagaccctgatgagacgccgaatcatacggcgtctcatctgggtctacgctatttgccatgtccttttttctagaccctaggcataaatcggttacaagagggccaagatggccctagttggctcatctgagaggagtcggttcattcaatctttaccaaatgttaaacttgacctaaatattgttcaGACAAACATCCTCgtcaagtttcatcatcatttcatctgcgagtcatgatcaatgtacctatgaagtttcatgatccttggcgtaagcattcttgagttatcatccggaaaccccatttttctaagttgagtcaccgcgaccttgacagccattgtgtgaatacgttttttggcactgtgaccttgacctttgacatagtgaccggataatcaataagggtcatctgcgagtcaagatcaatatacctatgaagtttcatgaacctaggcataagcattcttgagttatcatccagaaaccattttactatttcaggtcaccgtgaccttgacctttgacctagtgacctgagaatcaataggggtcatctgcgagccatgatcgtTGTACCTATGAcatttcatgatccaaggcataagcattcttgagttatcatccagaaaccattttactatttcaggtcaccgtgactttgacctttgacctagtgacctgaaaatcaataggggtcatcttcgagtcatgtcAATGTACCCattaagttttatgatcctaggcataagcgttcttaagttatcatctggaaaccattttactatttcgggtcaccgtgaccttgacctttgacctagtgatctgaaaatcaataggggtcatctaagagtcatgatcaatgtacctatgaagcttcatgatactaggcctaagcgttcttgagttatcatccggaaatcattttactatttcaggtcatcgtgaccttgacctttgacccagtgacctgaaaatcaataggggtcatctacgagttatgatcaatgtacctatgaagtttcatgatcctaggactaagcTTTTTttagctatcatccggaaaccattttactatttcgggtcattgtgaccttgacctttgacctagtgacctgaaaatcaatatgggttatctgcgagtcatgatcaatatgtcaatgaagttttatgatcctaggcataagcgttcttgagttatcatccagaaaccattttactgctttgggtcaccgtgaccttgacctttgacctagtgacctgaaaatcaatatggggaatctgcaagtcatgatcaaggtatctatgaagtttcatgatcctaagcataagtgttcttgagttatcatccagaaaccatttaaatatttccGGTCatcatgacattgacctttgacctagtgacctgaaaatcaataagggtcatctgcgagtcatgatcaatgtacctatgaagtttcatgattcttggcataagcgctcttgagttatcatccggaaaccatctggtagacagagggaccgacatgagcaaaacaatattccccctcttcttcgaaaggggggggggggggggggcataataagaaaactgcccccctcccagtagccatgttattcaactgactggaaccatttttgaactcaacattcgtatcaaggaaacaaatgttctgaggaaatttcatgaaaattgggccaaaaatgtgacttctactgtgttcacatgttttcactttatacatatagagaaaaatgccccacccactggcggccatgttttttcaccaatcccgaccattttcaaactcgtctgagatatcaataaaaccaatgttttgaccaactttcatgatgattgggcaaaaattgtgacttctagagtgtttacaaggtttctctatagccaaatagggaaaactgccactatatacatatagagaaaaatgccccgcccactggcggccatgttttttcactgatctcgaccattttcgaactcgtcttgGACAACAATTGAACCcttgttttgaccaactttcatgatgattgggcaaaaattgtgacttctagagtgtttacaaggtttctctcaagccaaataaggaaaactgccatgcccactggcggccatgtttttcaacggatcggaaccacttttaaactcaaccaagatatcattcagacaaacattttgacaaagtaacatgaagatctggcattaaatgtgactactacagtgtttacaaggtttttcttttttttgacctagtgacctagtttttgacccggcacaacccagtttcgaactcggccgagatttcattgggacaaagcttctgaccaagtttcatgaagatgggacaagaaatgtggcctctagagtgtttatgagcaaatgtttacggaggGACGGacatacaacagacaaagaccggtcacaaaagctcacctgagcaatcaggtgagcttaaaaaggTTGTCCATGATTTCTTTTTATTACCGATACATACCTTATCCAAAGTATCGCAATTGCAAAACCCAACCCATGATAAAGACAGGAATTAATTACATGACAAAATGTACTTCCTCTGGGTGTTACAGGACCTCATTAGATACTACCctacctgattaaacagttattgAAAGGACACATATATTTGTGTATGTCTTCAGATATTTAAATGTTTGGGGGTTcaaatttccaatttaaaaaatgcttaaacaaTGTTATGATTAATATAGATAATTATTACACTTTAATCCTTAAAAATATCAAATGGGCTTGCAAACTAAATTTTTCAATATGTTTCCCTTTTATTGgaattattttttcttaattaacCTTGCTTTACCAGACTGAAATTATGGTAATATTGGAAATCGCACCTCCAGTATTTTTCCTAGTTGTCAAAGGTACAGTGTCTTCTGCATGAGTTGAATACCTCAAGACATTTGGAAGACGGTTTTCTATTGAAATTCATtacacaataaaaatattaacttGTTTGAACACACTGAAAGATgccaatacattaaaaaaaataagaatttaacATAAACCATTCTAGCAATTACTAGAACCCTAAGGATTTCACTTGTCAGGAAGAAAATTAATGGTGTATTTTCTATAAAAGTGAGTGGTCATTATCACTGTCAAGTCAATAAACCCTAGGACAAAACCAGTAAAACTGCACAAAGTCCACACATACTGTCTAGAACCCTCTGTCTAATAAAATATATGGTCaaggaaataataatttatagttaactggcCAGTTACTTTTAATTTAGGCCAGTAATAGAAACATTTAATCATACCTTCTAGGCACTACTGGTTTTGGGACTTTCTCAGAGAATGAGCCTTTGCAAATAAAGGCTGCAAGACATTGCAGGCTTTGAATGGATAGAACATGTTCAAATAATGCTACACAAAACCCTTAAATCAGATCTCATTCAATGAAATGCAACTACCGGTAGGTGTGAAACATGAGTCAAGCAGGATCTATGCAATAAATATGTTAGCCATAAGAAAAGCAAAGAAGAACATGGCAAAGTCTTCCGAAGCAGCAGTAAGGTATCCCATGATCTGGTTGTACAGGTGAACTACCTCAGGCTTTATGCCACACAGCATGAGTACACCTATCAGCATGGAGGATTTGTGTGGTAGAGTCACGTTCTGAAACAACAATCATTCTTTGAGCAGAGAGTTTGACACACTGCAAGTAAGaatcgcaaaatgcatataagcTAAAACTTCTTTCTGTCAACATACATCCAAGGTTTAAAGCAAAGATGTTTACATTTCTAAAATGTTGCTAATAAATACCTGATTTGCTTAGTTAattctttttcattaaaaaaataagtcgTCACTTTTTTATGATCAACATTGCCTAAAACCAGGGAAGGCTTTTTCAAAGATTGCTTTATAAATGGATTTTCTTTTTTGTACAGCAACAACACGTTGCATATTGAAAACACAAGGACAACTATCGGAAAATGATTTCATGACGTCAAACCATCACTACTGTATGCGAAACTAAGCATGGTGAATTAAGATACCGGTAGATATTTTCAGTGAGAAGAAACTCTTTAAGCATACAACTCACAGCGTCCAAAGAAGAATTTGTAGggatacaaaatattaaaatttaaagtttaataaaatatttttgatgtCTTACACTATAAAGTAAACTAAAGCAACCAAGATGCCTGAAggtaaaacacaacaataaaattaCTGTTACACCATCAAGTAAATCAAACATGcataaaacacacatacatttgaCATACACTTTTCACCATAATTAAGACTGAATATTTATGGGATTAAGTCAATTTTAAATCCTTtctacattaattttatttttatagtaTAAAAAAATCACATGCCAAAATATTATTCTTTCATTTAAAACTGAAATTAATAAGTCATACTTACATGTAAAACCTTATGTTTGAACATAAAAAACCCAGCTTCCATTAAGGCGAAGGGAATGATAATTGACTGAAAAAGCAAAgaattaacatgcaataagtccTTAAGAAAGGTTACAATATAACTTAGACACAATCTGTTTAGCCttataacagggcacaaaaattcAAACTGTTGGCTCATCTGGactagtgattttttttcagcaactaatttttttttaattatccagTCCTGTTGGATGAGGCagaatattatttgaaaaaaaaacaagaatgccAAAGGCTCCAAGCCACTCACCTGAAACCCCGAGGAACTTAACTGTTCTTAGAAGGTAGTCTTTACAAGGCTTCACGATAGACTTATTAAGAAACTGACACATCACCTGGCAGACTTGTTTCAAACTTGGCAATAGGGTacaaaatgtggcttctagagtattAATAACCTTTTTTAGATCTAATTTCTGTCCCAACGTGACCCACTTTCAAACTCGTCtaatattttatttggacatattctctgacaaagtttaatgaaaattcagCAATAAATGTGGACCCTAGAGTAatcttaggcattttttttacaaattacagCTGTaccttgtgaccaagtttttgaagCCACGTTAATCAGTTTTGAATCTACCCAGGTTGCACTGGAACATAATTGGTCTGGCCAAAATTTTTGaatattgggcaataaatgtgactcctagtgTTCATAagctatttatttaatataacgtAGTGACCTACCTTTTGAACCTCTGCCACCCAGTTTCTTTCTCAGCTGATATTTAATTTGTGACATTGTTCTAagaaagtttcatgaaggtttGGCAACaaatgtgggctctagagtgttcaaaaggcaAATGCAATGACACACATGTTACTTTAGGAGGGGGGGGgctaaaaataaacacacaaacaggGTGAATTTTGTTTGGCAAATACCATTTTAATAAAGTACTGTCTTATTAAATCAAAAAGgataataaatactgttttcaaacaaaccTTGCTTTTCCCTAGACTGAGAGTGAATCACAATAGCGGAAAATCACTGAAAATGTTCTACAGAACACAGACTCAAAATAAAATGGTCATGCCTAATAATAAATTTTTACTGaatattaaaacatatgtttaagaattatttaatattcctgacaattacatattgtatttattatgttgttttactAGTGCACAATTTAATTGAAGTCAATTAAACacatttcttttatacctatTAATGATAACATAACACagtgcagtgaaataacagcagtgaaaataaacaaattgttattttcacagaTGAAAATAACACATGTTTGGAattcctttttctttttttagattatcatatcaatacgtacttcccttgtttatatccttgtttatattttttctatgatcgatattccaccgaatccaacacattttcttttaattgtatgcTCTTTTTACCGTTCATTTACgttgtaaaagagtttaattgAAGAATTtccctggaataatgacgtcatttcgtcaacaaaatgatgtcatttcgtcaacaaaatgacgtcatttcaatgtattgaggcacgccacgggaaaGAGGGatacttttcagcgaaagggaaattattattaattattttcttgaaatagaggcataaaagaaacagaaaatttgttcatgtcagtgttagatcgtttgttatttcacttgtgatcatagaaaaataatattttcacttgtggctgcgccactcgtgaaaatatattttttatgatcactcgtgaaataacaaacgatcttacactgacatgaacaaatatcctctattactCAATCTTAAGAAGTGCACCAGTAGAAATTGTTTATTGCATGAGTTTCATACAGAAAAAGTTATGTGCACTTATTTGATATTTACCTGAAAATAGAATACTCCATAACCAGTCGATAGTACCCTTCTACACAGGTAAGCAACCATCACAGATAAAACAATTCGCAAAAATTCAAAATGTTTCAGGATCATTTTAGCATCAGAACTGCTGCGACTAGTGTTTAGAGAATCATTTTGTGAGACAGAAGTGTTCTGTGTCGAGACATTTCGTTTAATAGGTGTTATTTTTACTGTGCTTCTATGCTTCTCTTTATCTAGGCTATCAGCAGCTGTATTACGGTCCTCTTGTGTACTGTTAAATTCTGTATTTTCTCCATGGTTCTTTGGATGTTCTGGCCTGGCTGTTCGTTTGGGGTAAATGACAAGTTCTTCATTTTCTACAATAAAagatgtttgtttgaaaaaaaagtacaTTAAAGAAATCATTAgttacaaaatattacaaaaataaatttataattatatccctGCAATTGCAACAGAAAATCTACATTAAGATATTTCTCTACACAATTGGAGCATAACATATCTTGCCTCCATTTTTGGCTTAATGAAAAAGTAAACTTAGCAAGATCCTTGAACTTAGTATAATAaagaaacacaaaacatttttcagtttcaattaattaaaatttaaacaagggctgtttgtaaaacatgcatgccccccatatgggctgtccgttgtagtggcagccattgtgtgaatacgttttttgtcactgtgaccttgacctttgacctagtgacctgaaaatcaataggggtcatctgcgagtcacgatcaatgtacctatgaagtgtcatgatcctaggcaaaagcgttcttgagttatcatccgaaaatcattttactttttcgggtcaccgtgaccttgacctttgaccttgtgacctcaaaatctataggggtcatctgcgagtcatgatcaatctacctgtgaagtttcatgatcctaggcatatgcgttcttgagttatcatccgaaaaccgttttactatttcgggtcaacgtgaccttgacctttgacctagtgacctcaaaatcaataggggtcatctgcgagtcatgatcaatctacccatgaagtttcatgatcctaggcatatgcattcttgagttatcatccggaaaccattttactatttcgggtcaccgtgaccttgacctttgacctagtgacctcataatcaataggggtcatctgcgagtcatgatcaatgtacctatgaagtttcatgatcctaggcccaagcgtttttgagttatcgtctgacaaccacctggtggacggaccgaccgacagaccgaccgacatgagcaaagcaatataccccctcttcttcgaaggggggcataataaataatatcattatcAGATAGACTTATCACTTATTCAACTTCCtcattgtacatgtatcatgACTTTAATAAGTACCGGTAatcaagagggcctgaaaggcccaaagtcgctcacctgagataacaagatattattgggacaaatctgcttaccaagtttcatgaagattggaaaataaatgtggcctctagagtgttaacaaggttttactatatcccgtataaggaaaaatgccccgtccccttgcagccatgtttttcaaccaaccggcatccttttttaactcgtccaatatattatctatatgaatcttctgaccaatttccatgaagatcagacagtaaacgtggcctctagagttttaacaagattttactatagccataaggaaaaatgcctcttggaagccatgtttttcaagcaaacataattattttcaaactcatccaaacatcattgagaccaatcttctgaccaaatttcatgaagattggacaataaatgtggcctctagagtgttaacaaggttttacaatagccatataaggaaaaatgccccgcccatggtggccatgttttaaaagcaaccaaaaccattttcgaattcatccaagatatcattgggaaaaatcttctgaccaagtttcatgatgattggaaaataaatgtcacctctagagtgttaccatggttttacaatagccatatacggaaaagtGACCCGCCCCagcggtggccatgttttttaaccaaccagcatcatttttgcacttgtccaagatattattgggatgaatcttctgaccaagtttcatgaagatcgaactataaatgttgcctctagagtgttaacaagattttactatagccatatatatccatataaggaaaaatgccccgccccttggcagccatgtttttcaagcgaacataaccattttcgaatcaatccaagatatcaataagacaaatattCGACCATATaacatgaagatttgacaatgaatgtggcctgtagagtgttaacaaggttttacaaaagccatacatagccttataaggaaaaatgcccctccccgtaatggccatgtttttaaagaaaccaaaaccattttcgaacccatccaagatatcattgggacaaatcttctgaccagtttcatgaagatcgaaaaataaatgtgacctcttgagtgttaacaaggtttaactatagccatataacgaaaaatgccctgcccctgtggtggctatgtttttcaaccaacccgtaccggcatcatttttaaactcatccaagatattattgggatgaatcttctgaccaagtttcatgaagatcgaaccataaatgtggcctctcaaGTGTTCAcaggattttactatagccatatatagccacagAGATCGCGATAAAGGTGCTCAGTGCGTTCttttcccattaaaacgaaaaactgcacATCATTTCTGttattcgatgcgcaccattacgcgatgtgatgcccgttgcataaatcttatccATGTATTAGAAAAACTActcttaaacaaattatttgtttgcttacTTGACTTACGAGATCATTCATGTAAAAACAATCCAGGTAGATCgatcgtcgcggtaatgtttgctTAAGTTGCTGTTGTCATGAAAAATCTTTGATGTACaatgcaaaacgtcttatttgaaccaacgcaaatgaatttaataatattttttaactcagcttttgctttattttgattatttaattaaaagtttaatgttagcaagtatttttttttactggaattgtaaacatagagtcagttaaagtctttcAAAAATGTGCACTCTGTGTGAATTGGCAGTTGGACGTCATCAAAGGTAAGCCGcctcctgtctgaagcaataaagcgacaaatttctcgccaacgtaattggcttcctttgtctagctaTCACCATGCGAaaccaattgtgtgtttgttcctcaatgacaattttccaatttaataatagcacgtgcatagctcagccttcaaatcttttgcagagaacggaggtggataTTAAcagttaattgagcaagtgttttacgcaagttgagtttcGATTTGCAGAAATTACTCAACCCTAACCATGGAAATAACTGGAAACgcgtttacaaaattcctaaacacatatatcgtaaataatggcagttttttattggattatttatactaattatcaaattgtaatgtaatacttttttatctactataatatccggtttgtttaatataattaatatgttaaaaaatatagttGTGTCACAGACTTGGAAAAAAATTGATGGGGTCACAATTTTACTGAcactgattttcctattgtctgtaatttttaccctaaataaatcttgagaagtgCCCATTCATAATTGCAAAGTGTCTATTCAATTTTTTAAGCGCCCATTGTTGTTTTCATGGGGCAGTAATCCCATCAGAGAAAAAAAATCCGATctctgtagccatataaggaaaaatgccttgtcccttggcagccatgttttcgagcaaaggttaccattttttaactcatccaaaatatcattgggacaaatcctctgagcaattaagtttcatgaagatcaaaaacaaatgtggcctctagagtgttaacaaggttttactatagccatataaggaaaaatgtcccgccccctggctaccatgtttttcaaccaaccggcatctttttaaaactcgtccaagatattattgggatgaatcttctgaccaagtttcatgaagatcagacagtaaatgtggcctctagagtgttaacaagattttactatacatagccataaaaggaaaaatgccccgccccttggcagccatgtttttcaagcaaacataaccatttttgaacccaTCCATTATATCATTcagacaaatcttctaaccacatttcatgaagatcggaaaataaatgtggccactacagtgttaacatggttttactatagccatatacggaaaaatgccccccccccctggcggccatgtttttcaagcaaacgtaaccatttacgaacccatccaagatatcattgagaccaatcatctgaccaagtttcatgaagataagacaataaatgtggcctctagagtgttaacaagattttacttgttatagccatataaggaaaaatgccccatcccttggcagccatgtttttcaagcaaatgttaccattttcgaacccatccaagatatcgttgagaccaatcttcagaccaaatttcatgaagattggacaataaatgtggcctctagagagttaacaagtcaaatgctgacgccgcacaacgtacgacggacaaaaggcgatcacaaaagctcaccatgagcatgttgtgctcaggtgagctaataactCAAGAAGTACCGGATAATTAAGGTTTTTccatttttataaatgttaatcTATGTGCTGTTTGTTAATGACTATTTAGACGAATATTCTCAAGTTTTCCGGTTTTAATGGGAAAGGATATGCTTACTCCAGGCTGATGCTGtgaatattataattatgtaacaCATAATTGTGTAAGGGTGTTGATGGTTTATTAGTAGgtttattaaatgtgtttattaagttgcttttttgtgaaaaaacaagtaaaaaatattttttacatatgcTAGAATTTTGTATTTCCATCAGGAAACTATTTATAGACGAAGCACATGCACATAGTATGttagtaacaaaccttagcaaccaataACAAGATGGGCTGATATTATGAGAACTATTATACATGATACAGACTACTACAGGGGGCTAAGTCTGGCCAGAATTTTGTCCAAAAATTGCAAATAAGAATGAAGATTTTGTTGTTCTAGAATACCCATTTAACTATAGAGATATAAATGTTGTGTGTTTTAAATCTTTTCACTTAATTTGTTTAgaattatatgttttcattttgagGGCCGATACTACAAATACAGTGTGTCAGATTCTAAGCGTTTTTTTCCTTGGGCTGTCTTCGACCAGTAAATGTACATAAAGGTACTGGAGACAACCAATGCTTAGATAATTCTAATAATTCAAAACAGAGTGATGCAAGAAGTGTGAGGTCCAACAACTCTTAAAATTTACCCAACATCACCAGATTTTACCAGACCCCATTCTTTTTTTAtccaaacaatagaaaatacctTTCAAATCATTCATCTTTCATATCATTTTTATGACGTTCACGATGTTTTTCGCCATTCTAAATACAACTagactagagctttgtcacagacgtgatgaaaacCCCCACATGCtccattgacacagaatattttgcttgttgtcttcacaaaaaacagcggccaccatgctcaatgttaaaatgcactaagtgaccccatgacctagtttttgaccctgcatgacccatattcaacctTTGCCTAGAcatcaactagatacaacttctgaccaagtttggtgaagctaaGATGAATACTACttgatttagagagcggacaccatgctcaatttttaaaacgcacttagtgatcctgtgacctagattttgacctgacattagggctgtcacgattcaccggtatatcttggtgcatgtcgtgaaaaaatcGCACCGCAGTACGGCGTTGcagcaccggtttttttaatattattatattagcacagatataaatacattacataatttttttgatatagatatcgttttgaaaaatgtagaagcgattcaaaagggcaaaataaataatccgttaatatccaggtcaagcaagcgcttccacttgtagatgtttaacttttacgtttaaaatacggcgatgtatgggtccgtaccttttttagATGAGACAGATTTCCgttgcaaataaattcataattatctaaaagatgtttattctatttcttattttctttctttagtatatcgatcgttcaaagcatggcacttccgaat carries:
- the LOC127866041 gene encoding uncharacterized protein LOC127866041 — its product is MADIEAIREARRRRILQASEIRINRVLGQPADENEELVIYPKRTARPEHPKNHGENTEFNSTQEDRNTAADSLDKEKHRSTVKITPIKRNVSTQNTSVSQNDSLNTSRSSSDAKMILKHFEFLRIVLSVMVAYLCRRVLSTGYGVFYFQSIIIPFALMEAGFFMFKHKVLHNVTLPHKSSMLIGVLMLCGIKPEVVHLYNQIMGYLTAASEDFAMFFFAFLMANIFIA